The following coding sequences are from one Schizosaccharomyces osmophilus chromosome 1, complete sequence window:
- the rpl26 gene encoding 60S ribosomal protein L26, producing MKFSRNVSDSRRKQRKAHFAAPSSVRRVLMSAPLSKELREQYNIRSLPVRRDDQVAVVRGSNKGREGKITSVYRKKFLLLIERVTREKANGASSPLGIDASKVVINKLHLDKDRKNLILRKGGKVE from the coding sequence ATGAAGTTCTCCAGGAATGTATCCGACTCTCGCCGCAAGCAGAGAAAGGCCCACTTTGCCGCCCCTTCCTCTGTTCGCCGTGTGTTGATGTCTGCTCCTCTTTCTAAGGAACTTAGAGAGCAATACAACATCCGCTCCCTTCCTGTTCGTCGTGATGACCAAGTCGCCGTTGTCCGTGGATCCAACAAAGGTCGTGAGGGCAAGATTACTTCTGTCTACCGTAAGAAGTTCCTCTTGCTTATCGAGCGTGTGACTCGTGAAAAGGCCAACGGAGCCTCTAGCCCTCTTGGTATTGATGCCTCCAAGGTTGTGATCAACAAGCTTCACCTTGACAAGGACCGTAAGAACTTGATTCTTCGCAAGGGTGGTAAGGTCGagtaa
- the isp4 gene encoding plasma membrane OPT oligopeptide transmembrane transporter family Isp4 has protein sequence MASTLDASISSSINISSPSHGGLGEEIHASESSTSLNSVKQSNKDANVNAYPIKDKDKKGEISSRSSDDIEKGDIVEGEYVDLENDSPYPEVRASVPSTDDPSMRCNTIRMWTIGFLFATVGSAVNMFFSLRNPPVTITVLIAQLVAYPCLKGWDLIFPDRQFRIGRLRFNFKPAPFNMKEHTLIVIMSSVSFGSAYSTDIILSQRAFYKQRFGFGYEICLTLATQLIGYGLAGVSRKILVRPASMVWPSNLVNCALMKTLHLPSKVAHLKSANGWNISAYRFFLIAFAGCFFWTWFPNYIFTALSLFAWVTWIKPKSPVVNQLFGESTGISLIPITFDWNSISGYLSSPLMFPSDAIFNTLISTVLFFWIVTLGVHYSNVWYGSYLPICSNSIVDHFGSSYNVSRILTPDFRLDLKSFQEYSPLFMPSASAVSFGLSFASMSAVIFHVVLYYGKDIWARIRNPPKPDIHERLMEQYKEVPFWWYLSIFIAFFGMMMGVCYGWPTETPAWVVIVGLIFAAVWFIPVGVIYAITNVELGMNVFTEYIVGYMYPGHPLANMIFKTVGYITQAQALAFVSDLKLGHYMKVPPRMMFWTQTLASIWSCFVQIGVLDWALGNIKNVCDPGQTDGYTCPGAKTFFNSSVIWGVIGPQRMFSGQYLYTNLQYFWLAGALSTVLFWALWKKWPQRWWGKLSAPIIFGGTGMLPPATPTNYLVWCGIGIFFNYFIKKRFYSWWAKYNFNLSAALDTGMELALIIIFFCLQLPNVSFPSWWGNVGAFDTMDASGTAVLKTVNETAGEFFGPTKW, from the coding sequence ATGGCTTCCACCCTTGATGCCTCGATTTCCTCGTCCATCAACATCTCCTCCCCCTCCCATGGAGGACTGGGCGAGGAAATCCATGCCTCCGAGTCCTCTACCTCTCTAAATTCCGTCAAACAATCCAACAAGGATGCCAATGTCAATGCTTATCCcatcaaagacaaagacaaaaaggGAGAAATCTCTTCTCGCTCTTCCGACGATATCGAAAAGGGTGACATCGTCGAAGGTGAATATGTCGACCTTGAAAACGATTCCCCCTATCCAGAAGTTCGTGCCTCCGTTCCCTCTACCGATGATCCTTCAATGCGTTGTAATACCATCCGTATGTGGACCATCGGTTTCCTCTTTGCTACTGTCGGTTCCGCCGTCAATATGTTCTTCTCTCTCAGAAACCCTCCAGTCACCATCACTGTCCTCATCGCTCAACTCGTCGCCTACCCTTGTCTCAAGGGTTGGGACCTCATCTTCCCCGACCGCCAATTTCGCATTGGCCGTCTCcgtttcaatttcaaaccTGCTCCCTTCAATATGAAGGAACATACCCTCATTGTAATCATGTCTTCCGTCTCCTTTGGTAGTGCTTATTCCACAGACATTATCCTTTCTCAACGCGCTTTTTATAAGCAACGCTTCGGTTTCGGTTATGAAATCTGTCTTACTCTCGCTACCCAACTCATCGGCTATGGGCTTGCAGGTGTTTCCCGTAAAATCTTGGTTCGTCCTGCCAGCATGGTTTGGCCCAGCAACCTTGTCAACTGTGCCCTTATGAAAACTTTGCATTTACCCAGCAAGGTTGCTCACCTCAAAAGCGCAAATGGCTGGAACATTTCTGCTTATCGTTTCTTTCTCATCGCCTTCGCAGgttgctttttttggaCTTGGTTCCCTAATTACATCTTTACCGccctttctctttttgcttGGGTCACTTGGATTAAACCCAAAAGTCCCGTTGTTAACCAACTTTTTGGTGAAAGTACCGGTATCTCCTTAATTCCCATCACCTTTGACTGGAACTCCATCAGTGGCTATCTGAGCTCTCCTCTTATGTTTCCTTCTGATGCCATTTTTAATACTTTAATCAGCACCgtccttttcttttggatcgTCACTCTTGGTGTTCACTATAGCAACGTCTGGTATGGAAGCTATCTTCCCATTTGCAGTAATTCTATTGTGGATCATTTCGGAAGCTCTTATAATGTTAGTCGCATTCTTACCCCAGACTTCAGATTAGACCTAAAGTCCTTCCAAGAATACTCCCCTCTTTTTATGCCTAGCGCTTCTGCCGTATCCTTTGGtctttcctttgcttcTATGAGTGCCGTTATCTTTCACGTCGTCCTCTATTATGGTAAGGATATCTGGGCCCGCATTCGCAACCCTCCGAAACCAGATATCCATGAACGCCTTATGGAACAGTACAAAGAAGTCCCCTTTTGGTGGTACTTGTCCATCTTCATTGCCTTTTTCGGTATGATGATGGGCGTTTGCTATGGATGGCCCACTGAAACTCCTGCTTGGGTCGTCATTGTCGGTTTGATTTTCGCCGCCGTCTGGTTCATACCTGTTGGTGTTATTTATGCCATTACCAACGTCGAGCTTGGCATGAATGTCTTTACCGAATATATCGTTGGTTACATGTATCCCGGTCATCCTTTGGCTAATATGATCTTTAAGACTGTTGGCTACATCACTCAAGCACAAGCCCTGGCCTTTGTCAGTGATCTCAAGTTAGGTCACTACATGAAGGTTCCTCCAAGAATGATGTTTTGGACTCAAACCCTTGCCAGTATTTGGTCCTGCTTTGTTCAAATCGGCGTTTTAGATTGGGCTCTCGGTAACATTAAAAACGTATGTGATCCTGGTCAAACTGATGGCTACACCTGCCCTGGCGctaaaactttttttaattcctCCGTTATTTGGGGTGTAATCGGTCCTCAACGCATGTTCTCCGGCCAGTATCTTTACACTAATTTGCAATACTTTTGGCTTGCTGGTGCTCTTTCAACCGTTTTGTTTTGGGctttatggaaaaaatggCCTCAAAGATGGTGGGGCAAGCTCAGTGCTCCTATTATCTTTGGTGGTACGGGTATGCTGCCTCCTGCTACCCCTACCAATTATTTGGTATGGTGCGGCATTggtattttcttcaactacTTCATCAAGAAGAGATTCTATAGTTGGTGGGCAAAGTACAACTTCAATTTGTCCGCTGCCCTTGATACCGGTATGGAGCTGGCcctcatcatcatctttttctGCCTCCAACTCCCGAATGTTAGCTTTCCAAGCTGGTGGGGCAACGTTGGTGCGTTTGATACCATGGATGCAAGTGGCACTGCCGTCTTAAAGACCGTGAATGAAACTGCCGGCGAATTCTTTGGACCCACAAAGTGGTAA